The Narcine bancroftii isolate sNarBan1 chromosome 11, sNarBan1.hap1, whole genome shotgun sequence genome has a window encoding:
- the llph gene encoding protein LLP homolog yields the protein MAKSSRSKWKRKMRAEKREKNAPKELSRLKNILGVDPNGDLNMNEVGEIATVVPSEKLQQEPAVEDGDVSAMEVNKKRNKKTFLDEHGQYPIWMHPRQRKKIKSQLKKKGKPKRLAW from the exons ATGGCAAAAAGTTCAAGAAGTAAATGGAAGCGGAAGATGCGAGcagaaaagagggaaaaaaacgcCCCAAAGGAGCTTTCACGGCTGAAAAATATACTGGGAGTGGATCCAAATGGTGATCTTAATATGAATGAAGTTGGAGAAATTGCAACTGTGGTACCAAGTGAAAAGCTCCAACAGGAGCCAGCTGTGGAAGAtg GTGATGTTTCTGCCatggaagtaaacaagaaaaggAACAAAAAGACATTTTTGGATGAACACGGACAGTATCCAATATGGATGCATCCAAGacaaagaaagaagatcaaatcCCAGCTGAAAAAGAAAGGGAAACCAAAGAGATTAGCATGGTAA